Proteins from a genomic interval of Chroococcidiopsis thermalis PCC 7203:
- a CDS encoding CheR family methyltransferase, whose protein sequence is MKPPELDRDFEALLDYLKRNQSCDFTGYKRPTLMRRFSCRMQQLHIERYQDYLQYLQSHSQEWIELLDSILINVSSFFRDREAWDYLASDIVPQIIASKQPDEPIRVWSAGCASGQEVYSLLILFAEALGIESCLQRVQLYATDVDKVALQQARQAVYRANEVKGLAPDLLKKYFEPTEQGYAFDRRLRRRVICGCNNLAEDAPMSKIDLLACRNTLMYFNPDIQARILVRFHFALKNNGFLFLGKHETLTAQRPIFMLENIKHRIYIKGLHLELGDRLSITPKFRLKEASDSLVSQLCFWQAAFETSPFAQLSVDLNNRLVAANEQANFLFRLTLSDWSLPFSELLPGKLVSSHVAIGKFYCDRRPVNLKNIKWITSEGTKYLDIFIAPVFSTNNDLLGVNLTFIDVSDRQQIIEKLEYKYSELARVSETCQETKTALDTTRIELEETQKELEALHQEIQFIERDMQFRN, encoded by the coding sequence ATGAAGCCCCCCGAACTCGATCGAGATTTTGAAGCGTTATTAGACTACCTCAAACGCAACCAGAGTTGTGACTTTACAGGCTACAAACGCCCTACCTTAATGCGGCGTTTCTCTTGCCGAATGCAGCAGCTCCACATTGAGCGCTATCAGGACTATTTACAGTATTTGCAAAGCCATTCTCAAGAGTGGATTGAGCTTTTAGACTCCATACTGATTAACGTTTCTAGTTTCTTTCGCGATCGCGAAGCTTGGGATTATCTAGCCAGCGATATCGTGCCTCAAATTATTGCTAGCAAACAGCCTGACGAACCGATTCGCGTTTGGAGTGCGGGCTGTGCTTCTGGGCAGGAAGTTTACAGTTTACTCATTTTGTTTGCAGAAGCTTTGGGAATTGAGTCGTGTTTGCAGCGAGTTCAACTCTATGCTACCGATGTGGATAAAGTTGCCCTTCAACAAGCACGACAAGCGGTATATCGCGCGAATGAAGTGAAAGGACTTGCTCCAGATTTACTCAAGAAATACTTTGAGCCAACCGAGCAAGGCTATGCTTTCGATCGCAGACTTCGCCGTAGGGTCATCTGTGGTTGTAATAACCTAGCTGAAGATGCACCGATGTCCAAAATCGATTTGCTGGCGTGCCGTAATACCCTAATGTATTTCAATCCAGATATCCAAGCAAGAATTCTGGTTCGCTTTCATTTTGCGCTGAAAAACAACGGCTTTCTCTTTCTAGGTAAGCATGAAACACTGACCGCTCAAAGACCGATTTTCATGCTAGAAAATATCAAGCATCGAATTTATATCAAAGGACTACATTTGGAGTTAGGCGATCGCCTCTCAATCACTCCTAAATTTCGCCTAAAGGAAGCTAGCGATTCACTAGTCTCCCAACTATGCTTTTGGCAAGCTGCATTTGAGACAAGTCCTTTTGCTCAGCTATCGGTCGATCTGAATAATCGTTTAGTTGCTGCTAACGAACAGGCAAACTTTTTATTTAGATTAACGCTCTCCGATTGGAGCCTTCCGTTTTCAGAACTTTTACCCGGAAAGTTAGTGAGTTCCCATGTTGCGATCGGCAAATTTTACTGCGATCGTCGTCCAGTCAATTTGAAAAATATTAAGTGGATAACTTCAGAAGGAACAAAGTATCTCGATATTTTTATCGCACCTGTTTTCAGCACAAATAATGATTTGCTGGGAGTTAACTTGACGTTCATCGATGTCAGCGATCGCCAACAAATCATAGAAAAACTAGAATACAAATATTCGGAATTAGCCAGAGTTTCGGAAACATGTCAGGAAACAAAAACGGCACTTGATACAACTCGTATCGAGCTGGAAGAGACTCAAAAAGAATTAGAAGCCTTACATCAAGAAATACAATTTATCGAAAGAGATATGCAATTTAGAAATTGA
- a CDS encoding NAD(P)H-dependent glycerol-3-phosphate dehydrogenase yields the protein MHPKSQSLASDRQHSTQNPRSVVVLGAGAWGTTLASLAAANGHRVQVRSRRDGAISPSEIERADVVVSAVSMQGVATVVREIQTLPLLPTTIFVTATKGLDPVTTLTPAQIWQAAFPDRSVVVLCGPNLAKEIQQGLPAATVAGSTDDNAAVAVQAVFSSPQFRVYTNSDPLGVELGGTLKNVMAIAAGVCDGLQLGTNAKAALVTRGLTEIIRIGNSWGAKTETFYGLSGLGDLLATCNSPLSRNYQVGYQLAQGKTLSAILAHLEGTAEGVNTTQVLMQRARQQDIYMPITAEVYRLLQAEITPKQALEALMLRDLKSELL from the coding sequence ATTCATCCAAAATCCCAGTCTCTCGCTAGCGATCGCCAACACTCAACTCAAAATCCAAGATCGGTGGTGGTTCTAGGTGCTGGGGCTTGGGGAACGACGTTAGCATCTCTCGCAGCAGCTAATGGTCATCGCGTGCAAGTGCGATCGCGGCGCGATGGGGCAATTTCGCCTAGCGAGATCGAACGTGCGGATGTAGTTGTTTCTGCTGTCTCAATGCAGGGTGTAGCAACAGTCGTTCGAGAAATTCAGACTTTACCCCTCTTGCCGACAACAATTTTTGTCACGGCAACCAAAGGACTCGATCCGGTCACAACTCTCACCCCAGCCCAGATTTGGCAGGCGGCTTTTCCCGATCGCTCGGTAGTTGTACTGTGCGGTCCTAATTTAGCCAAGGAAATTCAACAAGGATTACCCGCTGCAACTGTTGCTGGTAGTACTGACGACAACGCCGCAGTAGCAGTGCAAGCAGTATTTTCTTCACCGCAGTTCCGCGTTTATACCAATTCCGACCCTTTGGGCGTAGAGTTGGGGGGAACGCTGAAAAATGTGATGGCGATCGCGGCGGGTGTTTGCGATGGTTTGCAGTTGGGTACAAATGCTAAAGCTGCACTCGTTACCCGTGGACTGACGGAAATTATCCGCATCGGCAACAGCTGGGGAGCAAAAACAGAAACTTTTTACGGTCTATCTGGTTTGGGCGATCTGCTGGCAACTTGTAACAGTCCCCTCAGTCGTAATTATCAAGTTGGATATCAACTCGCCCAAGGTAAAACCCTGTCCGCAATTCTCGCTCACCTAGAAGGAACAGCTGAAGGCGTGAATACGACTCAGGTACTCATGCAACGCGCTCGCCAGCAAGACATCTATATGCCGATTACGGCTGAAGTTTATCGTCTCCTGCAAGCGGAAATTACACCCAAGCAAGCGCTGGAAGCACTGATGCTGCGCGACCTCAAATCGGAATTATTGTAG
- the sigC gene encoding RNA polymerase sigma factor SigC: MQALSFYADAAYEPQSAPQRFRSDYPEDDTDLGVDDLLTLDIDSNERESLQPGVTRRTTDLVRLYLQEIGRVHLLERDEEVSEAQKVQRYLRMRALCVSHAAKDDSIIKTYITLIEAQERLTSELGHRPSLERWAASAGISVMELKPALAVGKRRWAEIAKITVEELEQIQNDGIHAKEHMIKANLRLVVSVAKKYQNRGLELLDLVQEGTLGLERAVEKFDPTKGYRFSTYAYWWIRQGITRAIATQSRTIRLPVHITEKLNKIKKAQRKLAQEKGRTPTIEDIALELEMTAPQVREVLLRVPRSVSLETKVGKEKDTELGDLLENDSISPEELLMREALHRDLQQLLADLTDRERDVILMRFGLGDGHCYSLAEIGRALDLSRERVRQIESKALQKLRQPKRRNRVRDYLESLS, translated from the coding sequence ATGCAAGCACTATCTTTTTACGCGGACGCAGCCTACGAACCCCAATCAGCACCCCAGCGCTTTCGGTCAGATTATCCAGAAGATGATACCGATCTGGGCGTAGATGACCTGCTGACTTTGGATATTGACTCTAACGAGCGGGAGAGCCTACAACCTGGTGTTACCCGTCGGACTACAGACCTAGTTCGTTTATACCTGCAAGAGATCGGTCGCGTCCACCTGCTAGAAAGAGATGAAGAAGTTTCCGAAGCTCAAAAAGTGCAGCGTTATTTGCGAATGCGGGCGCTGTGCGTCAGTCATGCAGCAAAGGACGACTCGATTATCAAAACATACATCACCCTAATTGAAGCCCAAGAGCGCCTGACCTCCGAGCTAGGACACCGCCCCTCTTTAGAACGATGGGCTGCTAGCGCTGGTATATCCGTGATGGAACTCAAACCCGCTTTGGCAGTTGGGAAGCGCCGTTGGGCTGAAATTGCCAAAATTACCGTCGAAGAATTAGAGCAAATTCAAAACGACGGGATTCATGCCAAAGAACACATGATCAAGGCGAATTTACGCCTAGTTGTTTCAGTTGCGAAAAAGTATCAAAATCGCGGTTTGGAACTGCTAGATCTGGTTCAAGAAGGTACTCTGGGGTTAGAAAGAGCGGTAGAAAAGTTCGATCCTACCAAAGGTTATCGCTTCAGCACCTACGCTTATTGGTGGATTCGTCAAGGTATTACCCGCGCGATCGCCACCCAAAGCCGTACCATCCGTCTTCCAGTTCACATTACAGAAAAACTGAATAAAATTAAGAAAGCTCAGCGAAAACTGGCGCAAGAAAAAGGTCGTACCCCTACAATCGAAGATATTGCGCTCGAATTGGAGATGACTGCGCCTCAAGTACGGGAAGTGCTACTGAGAGTTCCTCGTTCCGTATCTTTGGAAACAAAAGTTGGGAAGGAAAAAGATACTGAGTTAGGAGATTTACTCGAAAACGACAGTATTTCCCCTGAAGAGTTGCTCATGCGTGAAGCTCTCCATCGAGATTTACAGCAACTTTTAGCAGATTTAACCGATCGCGAACGGGATGTTATTTTGATGCGCTTTGGTCTGGGAGACGGACACTGTTACTCTCTAGCCGAAATTGGACGCGCTTTAGACTTATCACGGGAAAGAGTGCGTCAAATTGAATCTAAAGCACTACAAAAGCTACGACAACCCAAACGACGCAATCGCGTGCGGGATTACTTAGAGTCCTTGAGCTAA
- a CDS encoding Fur family transcriptional regulator — MTAYSATSLKAELNERGWRLTPQRETILQVFQELPRGKHLSAEELYQQLETQTAGISLSTIYRTLKLMARMGILRELELGEGHKHYEINQPYPHHHHHLICVRCNKTIEFKNDSILKIGSKTAEKEGYHLLDCQLTIHAVCPSCQRALLPI; from the coding sequence ATGACTGCATACTCAGCTACCTCACTTAAGGCAGAACTCAACGAGCGGGGTTGGCGACTCACACCGCAGCGCGAAACGATCCTACAGGTTTTTCAAGAACTGCCTAGAGGAAAACATCTAAGTGCGGAAGAGCTTTACCAACAATTAGAAACTCAAACAGCAGGAATCAGTCTGTCAACGATTTATCGCACTCTAAAGTTAATGGCGCGGATGGGAATTCTGCGTGAGCTGGAGTTAGGAGAGGGACATAAACATTACGAGATCAATCAGCCTTACCCTCACCACCACCACCATTTAATTTGTGTTAGGTGCAATAAAACAATCGAGTTTAAAAACGATTCCATCTTAAAAATTGGCTCAAAAACAGCTGAAAAGGAAGGGTATCATTTGCTCGATTGCCAACTAACAATTCATGCTGTTTGTCCTTCTTGTCAAAGAGCGTTGTTGCCGATCTAG
- a CDS encoding SH3 domain-containing protein translates to MTLAGAAKFVLGVSLALAILAGGSAAVALYFMYRVTTHPPKPTFANELNQKPKAVPAPKQQAQPEISNPDNTNNAESTIEKADSDTNSTEPLAPGTYRARVSWEKGLSLRAEPGAGAERIGGLEYNQQIVVLEASPDKNWQRVRLSDSDREGWIKAGNIEKIQ, encoded by the coding sequence ATGACTTTGGCAGGAGCAGCTAAATTTGTCCTGGGTGTTAGCTTAGCGCTGGCGATCTTGGCTGGTGGTAGCGCCGCAGTTGCTTTATATTTTATGTATAGAGTCACAACTCATCCGCCTAAGCCGACTTTTGCTAACGAACTCAACCAAAAACCAAAAGCTGTGCCTGCTCCGAAACAGCAAGCACAGCCTGAAATATCTAATCCCGATAATACTAATAACGCTGAATCTACGATCGAGAAAGCGGATTCTGACACTAATTCTACTGAGCCTCTAGCGCCAGGAACCTATAGAGCTAGGGTGTCTTGGGAAAAAGGCTTAAGTCTCCGTGCCGAGCCTGGAGCGGGTGCTGAACGCATCGGCGGGTTGGAATACAATCAACAAATCGTAGTTTTAGAAGCAAGTCCAGATAAAAATTGGCAAAGAGTTCGCTTATCGGATAGCGATCGCGAAGGCTGGATCAAAGCAGGTAACATTGAGAAAATCCAGTGA
- a CDS encoding AAA family ATPase, which yields MSFREEFALLLRARYPIVYIPTYEEERAEVAIREEARIQGNRAVYNWDFVDGYQGNPNDAGFGRRNPLQALEFVEKLPASAPAVFILRDFHRFLEDVSVSRKLRNLARVLKSQPKNIVLLSPRIVTTEELGEVLTILEFPLPAAAEIKLEVERLLAATGQSLEAKTVDELVRSCQGLSIERIRRVLARAIASHGEIQPEDVELVLEEKRQTIRQTQILDFYPATEKISDIGGLDNLKDWLLRRGGAFSERARAYGLPHPRGLMLVGIQGTGKSLTAKAIAHHWHLPLLRLDVGRLFGGLVGESESRTRQMIQVAEALSPCILWVDEIDKAFAGLGAKGDAGTTSRVFGTFITWLAEKTSPVFVVATANDIHALPPEMLRKGRFDEIFFVGLPIQEERKAIFTVHLSRLRSHNLKSYDLDRLAYETPDFSGAEIEQTIVEAMHIGFSQNRDFTTDDILEAASQIIPLARTAQEQIQFLQDWAAAGKARLASKHSSLSNRIQRQLQ from the coding sequence ATGAGCTTCCGCGAAGAGTTTGCACTGTTGCTACGCGCCCGCTACCCGATCGTCTATATTCCTACCTATGAGGAAGAACGAGCCGAAGTAGCAATTCGGGAAGAAGCCCGCATCCAAGGAAATCGCGCTGTCTATAATTGGGATTTTGTCGATGGCTACCAAGGTAATCCTAACGATGCTGGTTTCGGTCGTCGCAATCCTCTACAAGCTCTAGAATTTGTCGAGAAACTGCCTGCTTCGGCTCCGGCAGTTTTTATTTTGCGTGATTTTCATCGCTTTTTAGAAGATGTTTCCGTGTCGCGCAAACTCCGCAACTTAGCGCGGGTACTCAAATCGCAACCGAAAAATATCGTCTTGCTGTCGCCACGAATCGTCACTACGGAAGAATTGGGTGAAGTTTTAACCATTTTAGAATTTCCCCTACCCGCAGCCGCTGAGATTAAGTTGGAGGTAGAACGCCTTTTGGCAGCCACAGGGCAATCTTTAGAGGCTAAAACGGTAGATGAACTCGTGCGTTCGTGCCAAGGATTATCGATCGAACGGATTCGGCGGGTACTAGCAAGAGCGATCGCCTCTCACGGAGAGATTCAACCGGAAGATGTCGAATTGGTTTTGGAAGAAAAGCGCCAGACCATTCGCCAAACTCAAATTCTTGACTTTTACCCTGCCACTGAAAAAATTTCGGATATTGGCGGTTTAGACAATCTCAAAGATTGGTTGTTACGTCGGGGTGGAGCATTTAGCGAACGCGCTAGGGCATATGGTTTACCCCATCCACGCGGACTGATGTTAGTTGGAATTCAGGGAACGGGTAAATCGCTAACAGCGAAGGCGATCGCCCACCACTGGCACTTACCTTTGTTACGCTTGGACGTGGGGCGATTATTCGGTGGTTTGGTCGGAGAATCGGAATCTCGCACTCGACAAATGATTCAAGTCGCAGAAGCTCTATCTCCCTGTATTCTCTGGGTAGATGAGATTGATAAAGCTTTTGCCGGGTTGGGAGCAAAAGGCGATGCTGGCACGACTAGCCGCGTCTTTGGAACATTTATCACTTGGTTGGCAGAAAAAACTTCTCCCGTGTTTGTCGTTGCTACTGCCAACGATATTCATGCTTTACCACCCGAGATGTTGCGTAAAGGCAGATTCGACGAAATCTTTTTTGTTGGTTTACCGATTCAGGAAGAACGCAAAGCAATTTTCACCGTCCATTTATCTCGCCTGCGATCGCATAATCTCAAAAGTTACGATCTCGATCGCCTTGCCTACGAAACTCCTGATTTTTCTGGGGCAGAAATCGAGCAAACAATCGTGGAAGCCATGCACATCGGCTTCAGTCAAAATCGAGACTTTACTACTGACGACATTTTAGAGGCGGCGAGTCAAATCATTCCTCTTGCCCGTACTGCCCAAGAACAAATTCAGTTTTTGCAAGATTGGGCAGCGGCTGGAAAAGCCCGTCTTGCCTCTAAACACAGCAGCCTGAGCAACCGAATTCAGCGGCAATTGCAGTAG
- a CDS encoding YceD family protein — MEAIYIPHLTTAPQKTRVIEVDEFLPDLDTLTPVRGQVRVQHGGNYLEVSAQVETIVTLTCHRCLQQYNHRLKVEASEIIWLDPEAGKEETAIELEVAFEDLVETLQPTGHFDPGEWLYQQLCLAMPQRQLCDSLCQGIQLSPQPEEPSEPSSDRRWASLESLKNHLSN, encoded by the coding sequence ATGGAGGCAATTTACATTCCTCATCTGACCACAGCACCGCAAAAAACTAGGGTCATCGAGGTTGATGAGTTCTTACCCGATCTAGACACCCTAACTCCGGTGCGTGGTCAGGTGCGCGTGCAACACGGTGGCAACTACTTAGAGGTTTCAGCTCAGGTAGAAACCATCGTTACCTTAACTTGCCATCGCTGTTTGCAACAGTACAACCATCGCCTGAAAGTAGAAGCTTCAGAAATTATTTGGCTAGATCCAGAAGCAGGTAAAGAAGAAACTGCGATCGAGTTAGAAGTCGCATTTGAAGATCTGGTCGAAACTTTACAGCCTACAGGTCATTTCGATCCTGGGGAGTGGTTGTACCAGCAGTTATGTCTAGCCATGCCTCAGCGTCAGTTGTGTGACAGTCTGTGTCAGGGCATTCAACTATCGCCGCAGCCAGAAGAACCGTCAGAACCATCAAGCGATCGCCGCTGGGCATCTTTAGAATCCTTGAAAAATCACTTGTCTAATTAG
- a CDS encoding protein jag, which produces MSDEQIGQRGQQWLEQLLQLSGVSTQVTAKLQTPKTANSDPEEHDSYWLTIEQTSLPPEQVQALIGAEGSVLDAIQYLANATLNLNQPQERQAAYIIELDGYRLRRQAEIQAIATSAIEQVRTTGQEVEIKSLSSAERRQIHTFLKDFPDLESFSRGKEPHRQLVIRTIGSS; this is translated from the coding sequence ATGAGTGACGAGCAGATCGGGCAGCGGGGTCAGCAATGGCTAGAGCAACTCCTGCAACTGTCAGGAGTCTCTACTCAAGTTACAGCTAAACTGCAAACCCCAAAGACAGCAAACAGCGACCCAGAAGAACACGATAGTTATTGGCTGACAATCGAGCAAACTAGTTTACCACCAGAGCAAGTCCAAGCTTTGATTGGTGCGGAAGGTTCGGTTCTAGATGCCATTCAGTATCTTGCTAATGCTACCCTGAATTTAAATCAACCTCAGGAACGGCAAGCCGCTTATATAATTGAGCTGGATGGCTATCGTTTGCGGCGACAAGCAGAAATTCAAGCGATCGCCACCTCAGCGATAGAACAAGTCCGTACCACAGGACAAGAGGTGGAGATCAAATCTCTTTCGTCCGCTGAAAGGAGGCAAATTCATACTTTTTTGAAGGATTTTCCCGATTTAGAAAGTTTCAGTCGTGGCAAAGAACCGCATCGTCAGTTGGTGATTCGCACGATCGGTAGTAGTTAG
- the yidC gene encoding membrane protein insertase YidC, translated as MDFGIGFLSNNVMLPILDFFYGIVPSYGLAIVALTLVIRFALYPLSAGSIRTMRRTRVTQPLMQKRVKEIQERYKDNPAKMQEEMGAVYKEFGNPLAGCLPVLLQMPVLFALFATLRGSPFSDINYNVNLQVFPQEQIERIQPQAFTTPPQNIYITDGVHARVAAILPSGNKLVVGDKTKIDFQTPEGKPFSALAAEYPDTNLVPKWKVTKGEERIKIDENGTIEALQPGDVTIQATIPGLAANKGFLFIDALGRVGAFDEDGTIHWDIVAMVIGFGLSLYLNQVLSGQGSTSNNPQQDTVNKITPIIFSGMFLFFPLPAGVLMYMLIANIFQTLQTYIVSREPLPENLQKLVEAADAKAGDDAGRQSLPFEPGRKKKEKPSG; from the coding sequence ATGGATTTTGGTATAGGGTTTCTTTCCAACAACGTCATGTTGCCGATCCTAGATTTTTTCTATGGGATCGTGCCGAGCTACGGGTTGGCGATCGTAGCCTTGACACTGGTGATTCGCTTTGCGCTCTATCCGCTGAGTGCCGGATCGATTCGGACAATGCGCCGCACGCGAGTTACTCAACCTTTGATGCAAAAGCGCGTCAAAGAGATTCAAGAGCGTTATAAAGACAATCCTGCCAAAATGCAGGAGGAAATGGGCGCTGTTTACAAAGAATTTGGCAATCCATTGGCAGGATGTTTGCCAGTCTTACTGCAAATGCCCGTACTGTTCGCCCTATTCGCGACGCTGCGGGGCTCGCCGTTTTCGGATATCAACTACAACGTCAACCTGCAAGTCTTTCCCCAAGAACAGATCGAACGCATTCAGCCGCAGGCTTTTACCACTCCGCCGCAAAACATTTACATTACCGATGGCGTTCACGCTCGCGTTGCGGCGATCTTGCCCAGTGGTAATAAATTGGTGGTCGGGGACAAAACTAAAATTGATTTTCAAACTCCAGAGGGCAAGCCTTTCTCAGCCCTAGCAGCAGAGTATCCCGACACCAATCTCGTCCCCAAATGGAAAGTCACTAAAGGGGAAGAAAGGATAAAAATTGATGAAAACGGTACTATCGAAGCCCTCCAACCAGGTGATGTGACAATTCAAGCAACAATCCCTGGACTTGCAGCTAACAAGGGCTTTTTATTTATTGATGCCCTCGGCAGAGTTGGCGCTTTTGATGAAGACGGAACGATCCATTGGGATATTGTGGCAATGGTGATTGGTTTTGGTCTAAGTCTCTATCTCAACCAAGTGCTATCCGGTCAAGGTTCTACCTCTAACAATCCCCAACAAGATACAGTCAACAAGATCACCCCAATTATTTTCTCAGGGATGTTTTTGTTCTTCCCGCTACCTGCTGGCGTGTTGATGTACATGCTGATTGCGAATATATTCCAAACACTCCAGACATACATTGTTTCCCGCGAACCCCTGCCAGAAAACTTACAAAAGCTTGTCGAAGCAGCAGATGCTAAAGCAGGAGACGATGCAGGTCGTCAGTCGCTTCCTTTTGAACCAGGGCGGAAGAAAAAAGAGAAACCTTCAGGCTAA